The Eremothecium cymbalariae DBVPG#7215 chromosome 8, complete sequence genome has a window encoding:
- the HOP1 gene encoding Hop1p (similar to Ashbya gossypii ACL029W), which yields MSTVQQIKQITKTRTVISTEQSQKLIQTMLTMSFGCLAFLRGLFPDESFVDQKFVPEKCNKTYDKANAPSIKIKTLVRGKSEEADLFLDWLEKGVFIAVKMRYLKAICLGIFTDRKNPNDLLESYVFSIDYPTATSVTLRINDQEESISLLDSRKMMQQLMRRFIIITQSLDPLPRERYLTMRLLFNDTTPAEYQPRFFKEASLDPKPTIKIPDSTDMDTVSVGVLNTHHHKLGIKVLSLVDMDIQERENPNTKTVDPFELLNQPIELKVDSLGSVRFNSQTTNMLQNYLNSSPGNICPTQALYTDNKDNKLACECGMPCSVASFTKRCSSCKREVHGLCYGNNKTPNIEHCISCLMEEKPNFDLESREFKTLMVLRRLYRYLKTTPNLGMSDHSLQQNLFDGDTSQATTTLLNQALSILIQDDIILVDEDRKTNSKGEFIKESAFIDIQNEGIVLSSGPLNPGRYVFTIVMSSKNAQKCYTEPVPTSAEQVYAWTSAIRRSLNHLNRNKRHSGTLHSSINFSSLAIDDTLDPIPTMKRKNIHISDNSHNDTINEIPHKVRKISVSKKTLKSAW from the coding sequence ATGTCCACTGTCCAGCAAATTAAGCAGATAACAAAAACTAGAACAGTTATAAGCACGGAGCAATCACAGAAGTTGATTCAAACAATGCTAACTATGTCGTTTGGATGTTTGGCATTTTTAAGAGGGTTATTTCCTGATGAGTCTTTTGTTGACCAGAAGTTTGTACCTGAGAAGTGCAATAAGACTTACGATAAGGCTAATGCGCCGAGTATTAAAATTAAGACTTTGGTACGCGGGAAGTCTGAAGAGGCAGATCTGTTTTTGGACTGGTTAGAGAAGGGTGTGTTTATTGCTGTTAAGATGAGGTACCTGAAGGCGATCTGTCTAGGGATTTTTACGGACAGAAAGAACCCTAATGACTTGTTGGAGAGCTATGTTTTCTCGATTGATTATCCCACTGCTACGAGTGTCACGTTGCGGATAAATGATCAGGAAGAGTCTATATCTCTTCTGGACTCTAGGAAAATGATGCAACAGCTTATGAGGAGGTTTATAATTATTACGCAGTCGCTAGATCCATTGCCTAGGGAAAGATATCTAACAATGAGGTTGTTGTTTAACGATACTACTCCAGCAGAGTACCAACCCCGGTTTTTTAAGGAAGCGTCTTTGGATCCAAAGCCAACCATTAAGATTCCAGATAGTACTGATATGGATACTGTCTCCGTGGGCGTTTTGAATACACACCACCATAAACTGGGAATCAAAGTATTATCGCTGGTCGATATGGATATTCAAGAACGTGAAAATCCAAACACGAAAACTGTAGATCCCTTTGAGTTACTTAACCAACCAATTGAATTGAAAGTAGACAGTCTTGGTTCTGTGCGGTTCAATAGCCAAACTACTAATATGTTACAGAACTACTTGAATTCTTCACCGGGAAATATTTGTCCGACTCAAGCCTTGTATACCGACaataaagataataagCTCGCGTGTGAATGTGGTATGCCATGTTCCGTAGCTAGTTTCACAAAGCGATGCAGCTCTTGCAAGAGAGAGGTCCACGGTTTATGCTATGGGAATAACAAAACCCCCAACATTGAACATTGTATTTCGTGCCTGATGGAAGAAAAACCAAACTTTGATCTAGAATCAAGAGAGTTCAAGACGCTAATGGTATTAAGACGGCTTTATCGTTACTTGAAGACAACGCCAAATTTGGGTATGTCTGATCATTCTTTGCAACAAAATTTGTTCGATGGAGACACGAGTCAGGCAACCACCACACTGTTAAACCAGGCACTCTCCATTCTCATACAGGATGATATAATCCTGGTGGATGAGGACCGAAAAACAAACTCAAAAGGAGAATTCATAAAAGAATCTGCCTTCATCgatattcaaaatgaagGCATTGTTTTGTCTTCCGGGCCCCTAAATCCTGGCAGATATGTATTCACCATCGTTATGAGTTCCAAGAATGCTCAAAAATGCTACACTGAACCCGTTCCAACTTCCGCAGAACAAGTGTACGCATGGACTTCAGCTATCAGACGTTCTTTAAATCACTTGAATAGAAACAAGCGCCATTCCGGAACACTGCATTCATCGATTAACTTTAGTTCTCTAGCCATCGATGACACTCTAGATCCTATTCCAACGATGAAACGTAAAAACATTCATATCTCTGATAACTCTCATAATGACACTATCAATGAAATACCACACAAGGTGAGAAAGATCAGTGTGTCTAaaaaaacattaaaaagCGCTTGGTGA
- a CDS encoding uncharacterized protein (similar to Ashbya gossypii ACL030C), protein MAESLSSPPSCARDVSSTMSLYDNSISDTATDNISTRAVYETSIADEDPLFRPVSRPLSRSSINSGLSMIATKDGVEGRRVPRYGIPQYSLNLLNTMNSQNHWKKSHGDDLTRDCLSGPPMTLKEKMRLLTNDRTSRNSSNESTDSFEEQAQNESIMLSSSRNHLFLPRMHSELESNSSTLGDDPSYLYEMGGTQPALSVTDSDREGGFSYIPTSN, encoded by the coding sequence ATGGCTgaatcattatcatcaccGCCTTCTTGTGCGAGAGATGTGTCGTCCACAATGTCATTATATGATAATTCGATTTCCGATACTGCTACAGATAATATATCCACGAGGGCGGTCTATGAGACCAGCATAGCGGACGAGGATCCGCTGTTTCGGCCTGTGTCCAGGCCTCTTTCTCGTTCTAGTATAAATTCAGGCTTGTCGATGATTGCGACAAAGGACGGAGTTGAGGGAAGGAGAGTTCCGAGGTATGGGATTCCACAATATTCACTAAACTTGCTGAACACGATGAACAGCCAGAACCACTGGAAGAAGTCACATGGAGATGATTTGACTAGGGATTGCTTGAGTGGACCACCAATGACTTTAAAAGAGAAGATGCGGTTGCTGACTAACGACAGAACTTCCAGGAATAGCAGTAATGAGTCTACGGACTCTTTTGAAGAGCAGGCACAGAACGAAAGCATAATGCTTTCGTCCAGCCGCAACCACCTATTTCTACCTAGGATGCATTCAGAACTAGAGAGTAATTCGAGCACCCTTGGGGACGACCCGTCGTATTTATACGAGATGGGAGGTACTCAACCTGCTCTTAGCGTCACTGATAGTGACAGAGAGGGTGGATTTTCGTATATTCCAACGTCGAATTAG
- the ICP55 gene encoding aminopeptidase (similar to Ashbya gossypii ACL028W), translating to MFVTKFNVVKRLEHKHRLFSSMKPSLYNKLWLNRAPVSINAGQPLHENRPNLLKHGELTPGITAMEYFDRRSKLMSNLPVKSCAIVVGAQLKYASGPVFYKFQQNNDLFYLSGWNEPDSVLVLEKPTSNIDDVVFHMIVPPTDPATEQWDGFRTGPVGACEIFNADSATDVSDSTSYLSKIIKRNETVYFDVPVIEDESSDSVGFTNFFLPSSQPTGTKTIMDILKNYVRKGGVKELKPILAQLRSIKSPAEIRLIRRAGQISGRAFNQAYAKRFRNERTLNAFLEYKFISGGCEKPAYVPVIGAGANALCIHYTRNDDVMYDDEMVLVDAAGSIGGYCADISRTWPVNGKFTEPQRDLYEAVLAVQRRCVDLCFANKGYSLHQIHQKSMEFMKQELANIGLPSLRQSDITRLYPHYIGHNLGLDVHDVPEISRYQPLKEGQVITIEPGLYVPDSSEYPEYFRNIGIRIEDNIAIDLDSYRNLSVEAAKEIVDIESIVQNGVSTQPNEDVVSPLEVDYLE from the coding sequence ATGTTTGTAACCAAATTTAACGTTGTCAAAAGACTTGAGCATAAACACAGGTtgttttcttcaatgaagCCTTCTCTATACAACAAACTATGGCTTAATCGAGCGCCTGTTTCAATAAATGCAGGGCAACCTTTACATGAAAATAGGCCGAACTTGTTGAAACATGGGGAGCTTACTCCTGGAATTACTGCAATGGAGTATTTTGATAGACGAAGCAAGCTAATGTCGAATTTACCGGTAAAAAGTTGTGCCATTGTTGTTGGAGCACAATTGAAATATGCATCTGGTCCTGTTTTCTACAAGTTTCAGCAGAATAATGATTTGTTCTACCTATCAGGATGGAATGAACCTGACTCAGTTCTTGTTCTGGAGAAGCCGACTTCAAATATCGATGATGTTGTTTTCCATATGATTGTACCGCCCACAGACCCTGCCACTGAGCAGTGGGATGGTTTCCGTACTGGGCCTGTTGGAGCCTGTGAAATATTCAACGCAGATTCAGCAACAGATGTATCTGATTCGACCTCATACCTGTCGAAGATAATTAAGAGAAATGAAACGGTATACTTTGATGTACCTGTTATAGAGGATGAGAGTTCTGACTCAGTCGGATTcaccaatttcttcttaCCTTCTTCACAGCCGACGGGTACCAAAACCATTATGGATATTCTAAAAAACTATGTACGTAAGGGAGGGGTCAAAGAACTGAAGCCAATACTTGCTCAACTTCGCAGCATAAAATCACCCGCCGAGATCAGATTGATTAGAAGAGCTGGTCAAATATCTGGTAGGGCATTCAACCAAGCGTACGCTAAGAGGTTTCGCAACGAGAGAACATTGAATGCCTTTTTAGAATATAAATTTATATCTGGGGGATGTGAAAAACCAGCTTATGTGCCTGTCATTGGTGCAGGAGCGAACGCCCTGTGCATTCATTATACCAGGAATGATGACGTTATGTATGACGATGAGATGGTTCTCGTTGACGCCGCAGGTTCAATTGGCGGTTACTGTGCTGATATATCCAGAACTTGGCCCGTTAATGGAAAGTTCACTGAACCCCAAAGAGATCTCTATGAAGCAGTCTTAGCTGTCCAACGCAGATGTGTTGATTTGTGTTTTGCTAACAAAGGATACTCGTTACATCAAATTCACCAAAAGAGTATGGAGTTTATGAAGCAAGAGTTGGCAAATATAGGTTTACCCTCATTGCGCCAATCAGATATAACAAGATTATATCCCCATTATATCGGCCACAATTTGGGATTGGATGTACACGATGTTCCTGAGATAAGTAGATACCAACCGTTAAAAGAGGGACAAGTCATTACAATTGAGCCTGGTTTGTATGTACCAGATAGTTCTGAATATCCTGAGTATTTCAGAAATATTGGTATTCGGATCGAAGATAATATTGCAATCGATCTAGATAGCTACAGAAACTTGAGTGTTGAGGCTGCCAAAGAGATCGTGGATATTGAAAGCATCGTGCAAAACGGCGTGTCAACCCAGCCTAACGAAGATGTGGTATCTCCTTTAGAAGTTGATTACCTTGAATAA
- the SPO22 gene encoding Spo22p (similar to Saccharomyces cerevisiae YIL073C - SPO22): MVEKYDRTFRVSQVLIPDDVILSLENSATSLWNAVIFAMRMENNTENKKVFCSTMLFSTLLLSIHEAVCQSNEGRIRILKCFLKYLKFCNDDNFADLIPNGVENADKCLRVLEESKEKLTSKQMAEFNKLKIELFMTNFQLALGNKDLKMAQFYESKANIKSSVDVINAELVLELCRVIYNSVLSLRNSEPEIKVEELYFFLQCAVEYLNLPVSGLKQHPDYSNTRYTLLLFLANLMVESDELDVNLCSRYLDIIQNDYPNKIESFKLAIKFNDKTSSLDTNSREEILMRMIMSVNVSVNFDSILGCINDQAKFDSLSAIRCLDYLFLNKIDATKDQTLLERAATTRVFIITQALTMENAEKIESLEHFFAQYERIISQEPSKAAISSLVTLLFNTGKKLQKAGNPQDSIGWFNLALKDIISSGYEDKAKVQRALKYAYLETANHSGVKSVYNEMEERDKIHPLTKLIMFKVFIAENNEDEALKCLQHMKESENPKSVDTLILGIVDCKNSTELAIKAMLLLFQKLEKDGTNGKDMPIACSLRYTIQLILKLCEKEQAVFNRYLPTFEHLLNKGFQFLNTVKILNSVSAPKINAHNEVISSDDLEWFASVSYNIGVKCTREENYASALKYSELAVNFISLMALNDFIPSKRMQYEYWRYRCITLSLMAKKNSANNESLSSFTETYSQLFNELAKKLADQDFLNLADEELKERFRRCLFDILIIAYEVAIQTRNEQFIHQIMDQSAKYQNGDLDSALVNYIVPLDDFPKPMLSYILTVLIERNITTTRIDDITLLTWTRLLIENSISTSEQTCLRIINELHPRMRSSTDYNTPAASQELECITTSIWNQGVTDIAEENRLMGEKWCRKAIQLASLFNNRLEEHLAELWSSLNSDLSE, encoded by the coding sequence AtggttgaaaaatatgataGAACATTTAGGGTTTCCCAGGTATTGATTCCAGATGATGTAATATTGTCTTTAGAGAACTCTGCTACAAGCCTATGGAATGCGGTTATTTTTGCAATGAGGATGGAAAACAACACCGAGAATAAAAAGGTATTCTGCAGCACTATGCTTTTTTCaaccttattattatccaTCCATGAAGCTGTATGTCAATCAAACGAAGGGCGAATACGTATTTTGAAGTGCTTTTTAAAGTACTTGAAGTTCTGcaatgatgataatttCGCAGATTTGATACCAAATGGAGTAGAGAATGCAGATAAATGCCTAAGAGTACTAGAGGAGTCGAAAGAAAAGctaacttcaaaacaaatGGCTGAATTTAACAAGTTGAAGATCGAGTTATTCATGACCAATTTCCAGCTTGCCTTGGGTAACAAGGATCTGAAAATGGCACAGTTTTATGAGTCCAAAGCGAACATAAAATCGAGTGTTGATGTGATTAATGCTGAACTAGTCCTTGAATTGTGTCGAGTGATATATAACAGTGTGCTTTCTTTAAGAAACTCGGAACCGGAGATCAAGGTAGAAGAGCTATACTTCTTTTTACAGTGCGcagttgaatatttgaatttacCAGTCTCTGGCTTGAAGCAACATCCAGATTATAGCAATACCAGGTATACGTTATTATTGTTTCTTGCTAATCTCATGGTTGAATCAGATGAGCTGGATGTTAATTTATGCTCCAGGTACTTAGACATCATTCAGAATGATTACCCAAATAAGATTGAGTCATTTAAATTGGCTATTAAATTTAATGACAAAACATCAAGTTTGGATACCAATTCCAGGGAGGaaattttgatgaggatgataaTGTCTGTGAATGTATCTGTTAATTTTGACTCTATATTAGGGTGTATTAATGATCAAGCAAAATTCGATTCTCTTTCTGCTATTAGATGTTTGgattatttatttttaaacaaaataGATGCTACGAAGGATCAAACGTTATTGGAGAGGGCTGCTACTACCAGAGTTTTCATTATCACACAAGCACTGACAATGGAGAATGCAGAGAAGATAGAAAGTCTAGAACATTTTTTTGCACAGTACGAACGAATCATCTCTCAGGAACCATCAAAAGCAGCTATATCAAGTCTAGTAACGTTACTCTTCAACACTGGGAAAAAGTTGCAGAAAGCAGGCAATCCTCAAGACAGCATTGGGTGGTTTAACCTGGCtttaaaagatattatcTCGAGTGGCTATGAGGATAAAGCTAAAGTCCAAAGGGCCCTAAAGTATGCATATCTGGAGACAGCAAATCATTCGGGCGTGAAATCAGTGTACAATGAAATGGAGGAACGTGATAAAATTCACCCATTGACCAAGTTGATAATGTTTAAGGTGTTTATTGCTGAAAATAATGAGGATGAAGCCCTAAAGTGTTTGCAACATATGAAGGAATCTGAAAACCCTAAATCTGTGGATACATTAATTCTTGGTATAGTTGACTGCAAAAACTCAACTGAACTAGCCATAAAAGCTATGCTActtttatttcaaaaacttgaaaaagatggTACAAATGGCAAAGATATGCCCATCGCATGTTCCCTTCGTTACACTATCCAattgattttaaaattatgTGAGAAGGAGCAAGCTGTATTTAACAGGTATCTACCAACATTTGAACACTTACTAAATAAGGGGTTTCAATTCCTAAACACGGTGAAAATACTAAATAGCGTCTCTGCTCCAAAGATTAACGCTCACAATGAAGTTATTTCTTCTGATGACTTAGAATGGTTCGCATCAGtttcatataatattgGTGTCAAATGCACAAGGGAAGAAAACTATGCAAGTGCGTTAAAGTACTCCGAATTAGCGGTCAACTTTATTTCGTTAATGGCTCTGAACGACTTCATCCCAAGCAAGCGGATGCAGTACGAGTACTGGAGATACAGGTGTATAACCTTATCTTTGATGGCCAAAAAAAACAGCGCCAACAATGAAAGCCTGTCATCATTCACTGAGACGTACAGCCAGCTATTCAATGAACTCGCAAAAAAACTAGCTGACCAGGACTTCTTAAATTTAGCcgatgaagaattaaagGAACGCTTTAGGCGCTGtctttttgatattctAATCATCGCTTATGAAGTTGCAATTCAAACAAGAAACGAACAATTTATACATCAGATAATGGACCAAAGCGCTAAATACCAGAATGGCGACTTGGATTCAGCTCTTGTTAATTACATTGTTCCACTGGATGACTTCCCAAAACCAATGCTATCTTATATCTTAACAGTATTGATCGAGCGTAACATCACCACGACAAGAATTGACGATATCACTTTGCTTACCTGGACCAGGCTCCTAATAGAGAACTCAATAAGTACAAGCGAACAAACATGTTTGAGGATAATAAACGAACTTCACCCTAGAATGAGATCATCCACTGACTACAACACACCAGCCGCTTCTCAGGAACTAGAATGCATAACCACCTCCATATGGAACCAGGGTGTTACTGACATTGCTGAAGAAAACAGATTAATGGGTGAAAAGTGGTGCCGCAAGGCAATCCAGCTTGCAAGCTTGTTTAATAATCGTTTAGAGGAGCATTTAGCAGAGTTATGGTCGTCCTTGAACTCCGATCTAAGTGAATGA
- the AIM9 gene encoding Aim9p (similar to Ashbya gossypii ACL031C) gives MKYRATMVKFPYKKFVTTYSRGQLQPLRFTRNITVRQYSNEPNEVFTKLSDENDPQRDSFFKYSWGTWLKNNRQEQERRVTRFSIEGLNAVLEDLYEQSKNSSKNVQVDSIPPPSYNSNLTVSLPHNNTEEVLQVVNLKEKIKVTSLASIHEGKHHRIYKVDTNAGKSFILRIPYPLDNENTIAHRLKSEVATMDFLDLKLGLKVPKVNCFGVNSLNPIRQPFILQEYIDGQLLIRNWAPLEDDSPDGESHKHKLNTVIDPISKFQAAIAKMEFTAFGSLYFAKDQQDSKLLPYNGESNPSLISRWRIGPTVERCFWRKKSALKFEEQKKYLGPWDISKPLDIVRDISILELENAKARLALGQAGASPEAHVQEHVLKSQISSFDNLSKLTPTLINLNTKAVPNIEELLKPRLFHPDLDPMNVILNKNDNDTPYLLDFEGASLKPYILQNNPQFIAYDGPKIYNLETDVEKYKTLSSDEKSQYEFMYKRTRNQYLWELAFNSNSKILISSVAPPIKLLRRPYIAAIERKTDEEYLLLDESMVQLKEVWDIFFKSSLVSNKQFPLEFSEAWLTKHAEDLNKYHERLLVEPFAATQGWLPQDMFDNLVKSGILVKEDNGDYSIKQQTSV, from the coding sequence ATGAAGTATCGAGCAACAATGGTTAAATTTCCATATAAGAAATTCGTCACAACTTACAGCCGAGGACAATTACAGCCTTTAAGGTTCACTCGAAATATCACAGTTCGTCAGTACTCCAATGAACCCAATGAAGTGTTTACAAAGTTGTCTGATGAGAATGATCCTCAAAGAGACTCTTTTTTCAAGTACTCTTGGGGGACTTGGttaaaaaacaacagaCAAGAGCAGGAGAGGAGAGTTACTAGATTCTCTATTGAGGGATTAAATGCTGTATTGGAAGATTTATATGAGCAATCAAAGAACTCTTCGAAGAACGTGCAGGTGGATTCAATTCCGCCTCCTTCCTATAATTCTAATTTGACTGTATCATTGCCTCATAATAAtactgaagaagttttGCAGGTTGTGAATCTAAAAGAGAAGATCAAAGTGACATCTCTAGCTAGTATTCACGAAGGGAAACACCACCGGATTTATAAAGTTGATACTAACGCTGGTAAGTCGTTTATTTTGAGGATTCCATATCCGTTGGATAATGAAAATACTATTGCTCACCGTTTGAAGAGTGAAGTAGCTACCATGGACTTTCTTGATTTAAAGCTGGGGCTAAAAGTTCCAAAAGTCAATTGTTTTGGGGTTAACAGTCTAAACCCGATAAGACAGCCATTTATTCTTCAAGAGTATATTGATGGGCAACTGCTGATCAGAAATTGGGCTCCGTTGGAAGATGATTCACCTGATGGGGAGTCTCACAAGCATAAATTGAACACTGTGATTGACCCTATTTCTAAATTCCAGGCCGCCATTGCTAAAATGGAGTTTACAGCGTTTGGTAGTTTGTACTTTGCAAAGGATCAACAGGATTCAAAGCTGCTTCCTTACAATGGTGAGTCCAACCCAAGCTTAATAAGCAGATGGAGAATTGGACCAACTGTAGAAAGATGTTTTTGGCGGAAGAAAAGTGCAttaaaatttgaagaacagAAAAAGTACCTAGGGCCATGGGATATTTCAAAACCTCTAGATATAGTTAGGGACATTTCCATCCTTGAATTGGAGAATGCCAAGGCACGTTTAGCTTTGGGGCAAGCAGGAGCATCCCCAGAAGCTCATGTACAAGAACATGTGTTGAAAAGTCAAATTTCAAGCTTTGACAACTTGTCCAAGCTGACCCCTACTTTAATAAATCTGAATACAAAGGCAGTCCCCAATATTGAGGAGCTTTTGAAACCTCGGTTGTTCCATCCAGATCTGGACCCAATGAATGTTATATTGAACAAGAATGATAACGATACACCTTATTTATTAGACTTCGAAGGGGCCTCACTGAAGCCATATATTCTGCAAAATAATCCACAGTTTATTGCTTATGATGGTCCGAAGATCTACAATTTAGAAActgatgttgaaaagtataAGACTTTAAGTTCTGATGAAAAATCACAATATGAATTCATGTACAAACGTACAAGAAATCAATATTTATGGGAATTGGCATTTAATTCAAACTCTAAGATTTTAATATCAAGTGTCGCACCTCCAATCAAACTTCTAAGAAGACCTTATATTGCTGCTATAGAACGTAAAactgatgaagaatatttatTGCTTGATGAATCCATGGTCCAGTTGAAAGAAGTTTGggatatctttttcaaaagcaGCTTAGTTTCAAATAAACAGTTCCCACTAGAGTTTTCAGAAGCTTGGCTAACGAAGCATGCTGAAGATTTGAACAAATATCATGAAAGACTACTTGTTGAACCATTTGCTGCAACCCAAGGATGGCTTCCTCAAGATATGTTTGACAATTTAGTTAAATCAGGTATCTTAGTCAAGGAGGATAATGGCGACTACTCAATTAAACAGCAGACATctgtttga
- the PCI8 gene encoding Pci8p (similar to Ashbya gossypii ACL027C), whose amino-acid sequence MDKYELLIAIERIAFSWNEIPHRDLELQKLLIRLSEANIKLFDSPHNSLFLSGITDETRSLNCVSRDADKSGDIESLILQEGLAHHYSNAITLIESSNLNMMGYVHKCRRVMRLHILASGYQNVLDVESRLRTFLRTRVMPDNSFDDSELIIECKLLSFVALFLQGEYFNAVHYFINLFNECPNLMDYLSASEKFGDTFISKSEYDLIIIICLLTSIPLDNYTDFVTIDDIRPLFERIPLLIRCLNLLINTKYHDFFVIWQGTIQQQACSSFIIFPRWARINSLMRCKILFLYLRISKMINLSYLSKTLGIKYEAVIEDLPRIIQCCKLNFTIEGDLVYYNQKESMDEILDGVEQVHEKIEDKISTMKSKNEAIRDFIQRAFKEHEEGSASKEQKMDAGELHEQSDDQEYKEEDLGMEE is encoded by the coding sequence ATGGATAAATATGAACTACTTATTGCAATAGAACGGATTGCATTTTCCTGGAATGAGATTCCTCATAGAGATTTGGAACTTCAGAAGCTATTGATTAGACTGAGCGAAGCAAATATAAAGCTCTTTGACTCTCCCCATAATTCCCTTTTCCTTTCAGGTATAACAGATGAAACCAGGAGTTTAAATTGTGTCTCCCGTGATGCGGATAAATCTGGAGATATAGAATCGCTTATATTACAAGAAGGATTAGCTCATCATTATTCAAATGCCATTACACTGATAGAgtcttcaaatttaaaCATGATGGGCTATGTACATAAGTGTAGGCGGGTAATGAGGCTACATATACTGGCAAGCGGATACCAAAATGTTCTTGACGTAGAATCACGGCTTAGAACGTTTTTGAGGACGAGAGTGATGCCGGATAACTCATTTGATGATTCAGAACTTATTATAGAATGCAAGTTATTGTCATTTGTCGCTCTATTTTTGCAAGgtgaatattttaatgcAGTCcattattttattaatcTATTCAACGAATGCCCTAACTTGATGGATTATTTATCAGCTTCAGAAAAATTTGGCGACACTTTTATCTCAAAATCCGAGTACGATCTCATAATTATTATCTGTCTACTTACGTCAATTCCATTAGACAATTACACAGACTTTGTCACGATTGATGATATTCGGCCGTTGTTCGAAAGAATTCCATTATTGATTCGTTgtttgaatttattgataaaTACCAAGTAccatgatttttttgttatatggCAAGGAACGATTCAGCAGCAGGCTTGCAGTagtttcatcattttccCTAGATGGGCACGAATAAATTCCTTAATGAGATGcaagatattatttttatacTTGAGGATTTCAAAGATGATCAATTTATCTTATTTGTCAAAGACCTTAGGCATTAAATATGAAGCAGTCATAGAAGATCTTCCTAGAATAATCCAATGTTGTAAATTAAATTTTACTATTGAGGGAGATCTAGTATATTACAATCAAAAAGAGTCAATGGATGAGATACTTGATGGAGTTGAGCAGGTTCATGAAAAAATAGAAGACAAAATATCAACTatgaaatcaaaaaatgaagcaATTAGAGATTTTATCCAACGTGCATTCAAGGAACATGAAGAGGGTTCCGCTTCGAAGGAACAGAAGATGGATGCCGGAGAACTACACGAACAAAGCGATGACCAAGaatacaaagaagaagatctTGGAATGGAAGAATAA